The DNA sequence GCAACCGACTCGACTGCGAGCTTATCTTCTGCACGAGCAGTAGTAACATTACAGCAGGGAGAGCAACTAAAGGCCCAGGCTCCTGTTTTACTTTGTGAGTGTTATTGTTTACTATCTTTTAAGAATTTTCATGCAAAGTTATTAAGTTAAAGCAGGTTTTATCAGATTTACAGCTGCAGCATTTGTATAATATTTCTGCAAATTAATCTTCATCTTGTCCATTTATCACAGACGTTAACAGTCCTATATCATCATCACCATTAGTTACCAACAAAGTCGCTCATGGTAAGTGTATAAAATCATACTCCACACTTTCCAAGTTAAACAGCTGTTATGTTTTCTAGATGTGAACGTGTTGTAATTTCTAAAAATGTCACAGGTGGTCGAGGAACAGAGGCAGTTTCAACATCATCCGAGTTTACCCATGATGCCATCTTACACCTCATTGAAGCAATGCAAAGGTGCAAAGATATTTATTGCTCACGTGAGCGCGCGCTTCTCTTCCAGAGTGTTCAGAAAGAGCTGGAGAATCTTGGTCACTCCATACCTGTAGAGAAGATTCGACGTAAATGGAATAACCTCCTTGTTACATACAAGAGGGTTAAAGATCGAAGCTCATTGTGTGGAGCCCCCACAAAGACCTCATGGGAGTACTTTGAAGTATGTGTGATTTTACagattgttttttgttttatcacATTGCTTTACTCTCACTTAATTCCTTTTTTGACAATGATGAAACATTATATAATGTTATTTTGCTTTGTGAATTATAAATCTAAACAATCAATTTACAATCAACCTCGCACACCTGTTAGTAACCGGTGTATTGGAAAAAAGACCATATATGGTcaataatcagaaaaaaaacaaagatcCCGCACACTATTGTCTTGCAACATTAATTACTGATTTGATCCCATGACCATCATCAACTATACAAACACAAACTCATTTAAAAACAGCCCATGATGACTAATCATCACAATGACACATCATTACTATCATAATCACTGACGTATAGgactgggtattggcaagggcctcgcGATACGATACGATACAATACACTGCATGCTGCAATatattgcaatactttttctttttttgatcaaaaatgtaaaaaaaaatagggctgaattaaaaaaaaaatgaaacccaATGTGCTTCCACACGtcggctttgaaagctgcaggtgtttttttacattttctgccattttctcactcccgctaacttctgagacattggccgaatggccgtatatgacagacaactggacagtgacaactacagcagcacacagagggatttttTAAATCTTCTCGATAGAagagattgaaatatcgatacactattGGGGGGGATGTATCATGATaggtgtatcgatatttttgcacagccctagacGTAATGCATGACTAGTATCGTCCCATTAAGGAACAACCTAAAAATCTTTTTATGGGACTGAAAAGCTgttaaaaatacacttttttatattgttgcaataatgtgcatgttttttcctaaaatctatattattttatttagtgcCACAATAATTACTCAAGTGTAAATGTTAGCTCTCAAAAGCCAGATAAATGTAATAATCCTGCCCTAACAGCAATACTGATACTATAATCATCAGTTTTATTGATTGAAACAATCTTtgctgttttctgtttttttttaacacagatTATGGATAATGTTTTAGGGCAAAGCAATATTTTTCAGGAAAGCCCTGCTTCAGCCACTCTTGTTGGATTTGCGACCCCAGCTAAAGCAGGTGCAAAGTCGGATGTTCGTCCAGCTATTAGCATGGCTGCAATGACCACCCCATGTCTGCTTCCCACTGGCATCATGACTTCACCTTCCCAGATCCCTACAATGGTGACGTCTCCAATGCTGTGCAAAGTTACCCCTAAAATAAACCCCAATCCCTCCTGTAGCACAGACACAGCCTCCATCTCATCTAAGCCTGCTTCACTGATAAACCGCCAGCCACTGAAACAGAAATTGAAGCGTCTTCGGCTCAACTCATTGGCTACTCGTGCGGCCCAACAGCAAGGGCAGGCTGGGGAACGCACTACACTTCTTCGTAATTTTCTCACCAGTCATGAAGAGCGTACGCGTTTACAGGAGCAACGCCAGCGCAAGATAGATGCACGAGAGCGACGCAAGGAGAAAACCGCACGCGCCATGGCCGATGCGATGGGAACGATGGCAGCGGCAGTGGAGTTGATCTCATCCAAGCAGGATACCATTATTGCTCTACTTCAGAGACTGGCTGATAAGCATTAAGgggaaaaactttacattactgTTTCTCTTTTACTAATATTATCTTTATAACAGatttgaattttatttcattttaattttacttgaaGTGTATAAATGCTGTCTAATTCTTAAGTAATCATCAAGTCTACATAGTTGATTTGAAATCGTTTCAAAAGTTTGAGGTActacaaattgtaaaaaaatcttattaCATGTCTTTtcaatttcattaaaatatgtaatttggAAAACAAGATTAgaatttaaactcaattttcgGTAATACAGTCATTACTGCTTCTCACCAGTATGTAATTTCAAATAAAGAGCAAGCTGACTCTTGAAGTGTATGACTCTTTgccattcattttattttgccCATGTGAAAAAGTGATGTAACAGGTGTCATTAAGTGATGTTTATATATAAAGATTTAAGGACTTATACAAAGCTTGCTATATTAAACAGTTAAATTTGATTAAGTTTAATTAAATCAGTAACTTATTAATGCTACCTCATTAACGCAAAAAAAAACACTAGGGCAGTCTAGATTTGTTTTTAGACATAATTTATGACTGAACAAACTTGTgtttatagtaggaaaaaacaaatatatggAAGTCAAcaattttgttgtatttttatagtAAATATAGTAATGCAATAACTTGGTTGCCTGCCAGCCTTTCTCTCTGGCTTTGTTTATTGCCATGGTATTCCCTGTTGTTATCaccacatgtttttttttacaagtttCTATTAGAAATAACTGCTCTGTCTTTACCCTTGGCTATACTTGTTAATTGATTGATGCTTTATACCAGTGGTCACAAACCCTTTTCCTGGATATCTATCCTACTGCATACTTAGATCCAACCTTGCTTCAAATTTTTAGGTAGGAGGTTCAGGtttgtttgattggggttgaaGGTGAAAGGAGGAAAATGTAGGAAAGtatctccaggaacagggttggtgacCCCTGCTCTATACTGTAGGGCTGTTTAAAAATAGCCATGCACACACCATTACTGCATCTTGACCTGGTTCAAATGATTAACTTTGAGTTTAAGCCTCCTGAGAAAAATCTTGAAAGACAAACCTCAAAAGTCCCAGTCCTTACGATGAACCACTAACCTTCTCCAACACAGAACAAACAGAAATGATGGGTAAAGGGTGGAGAGACTAAAGAATAAAATTTGGACAGGGGGAAAAAACTCccttttattgaaaaaaaaaacaactaacCAAAGCAAAAAAGTTTATCACTAAGAAAAAAGCAGTTTGGACCACAAGTGCTTACAAGAATGCTAAAACAATTGGTTAAAAAACGTAAGCATTTCTGAGTAAAAAGCAGCAATCGACTGTGACCCGAAGAATCTTTATGTACCatgtacagtgaggaaaataagtatttgaacaccctgctattttgcaaattctcccacttagaaatcatggaggggtctgaaattgtcatcgtaggtgcatgtccactgtgagagacataaactaaaaaaatccagaaatcacaactatttatttgtatgatacacctgcaaataagtatttgaacacctgagaaa is a window from the Misgurnus anguillicaudatus chromosome 4, ASM2758022v2, whole genome shotgun sequence genome containing:
- the LOC129421306 gene encoding uncharacterized protein, whose protein sequence is MGTPLRNESSAGSSAPLCDDLTTATDSTASLSSARAVVTLQQGEQLKAQAPVLLYVNSPISSSPLVTNKVAHGGRGTEAVSTSSEFTHDAILHLIEAMQRCKDIYCSRERALLFQSVQKELENLGHSIPVEKIRRKWNNLLVTYKRVKDRSSLCGAPTKTSWEYFEIMDNVLGQSNIFQESPASATLVGFATPAKAGAKSDVRPAISMAAMTTPCLLPTGIMTSPSQIPTMVTSPMLCKVTPKINPNPSCSTDTASISSKPASLINRQPLKQKLKRLRLNSLATRAAQQQGQAGERTTLLRNFLTSHEERTRLQEQRQRKIDARERRKEKTARAMADAMGTMAAAVELISSKQDTIIALLQRLADKH